Below is a genomic region from Paraburkholderia phenazinium.
CGCCGCGCGCGCCGTTCCCGATCATCGAGGACGATCCGTACGGCGCACTCGATTACGCTGGCGAACCGCTGCCCACCATGCTGTCGATGGCGCCGAACCATATCGTCCATCTCGGTTCGTTCTCCAAGGTGCTCGCCCCGGGCCTGCGCGTGGGCTACATCATTGCTCCCGAGGAACTGCACTTCAAGCTCGTCCAGGCCAAACAGGCCACCGACCTGCACACGCCGAGCTTCACGCAACGCATCGTGCATGAAGTGGTGAAGGACGGCTTTCTCGACACCCACGTGCCGACCATCCGCGCGCTGTATCGCGATCAGTGCGCGGCGATGCTGGCGGCACTCGAACGCTACATGCCAGAAGGCGTAAGCTGGAACCGGCCCGAAGGCGGCATGTTCGTGTGGGTGAAATTGCCCACGCAGATCGACAGCATGACGCTGCTCGAGGAAGCCGTTGCACAGAATGTCGCGTTCGTGCCGGGCGGTCCGTTCTATGCCGACGAGGCGCAGCACAACACGCTGCGTCTGTCGTTCGTCACCGTGCCGCCCGCCAGGATCGACGAAGGCGTAGGCCGTCTCGCAGCGCTGATCCGCGCGCGCGTTTGAACGGGTTCAAGCGGGCGTGAGCCGGGCAAGCGCCACGGCTGTCACCCGCTTACCACTCACCATTCACCCATTTACTCATTAGCAAGGACCTGCAATGACTCAAGCAAATGTGTACGACAAGCTGAAGGAACTGGGTATCGAACTGCCCACCGCCGGCGCCCCCGCAGCCGCCTACGTGATGAGCGCGCAGAGCGGCAACACGGTGTACCTGTCGGGCCACATTGCCAAGAAGGACGGCAAGGTGTGGGCCGGCAAGCTCGGTGACAGCCTGACCACGGAAGAAGGCAAGGTCGCCGCGCGCTCGATCGCCGTCGACCTGCTGGCCACACTGCATGCGCACGTGGGCGACCTGAATCGCGTCAAGCGGATCGTCAAGCTGATGAGCCTCGTGAACTCGACGCTCGATTTCACCGAGCAGCATCTCGTCACCAACGGTGCGTCCGAGCTGATCGCGGATGTGTTCGGCGAGCGCGGCAAGCATGCACGCTCGGCGTTCGGTGTGGCGCAGATTCCGTTGGGCGCCTGCGTCGAGATCGAGATGATCGCCGAAGTGGAGTAAAGCGGTCCGGCTACCGGAGCGTCCCACCACGCTCTGTCACGCGCCGTGAAGTGCTCGCGCACTTACGGCGCGTTTTCTTTTGTCGATTGCGCCGCGCGTATCGCTACCATCCATTTTCGCCAATTGACGCCGTTCAATATGCTTGTTCCGCCGCTAGTCAATCGAGCCAATAAAAACACGCAAAAAACTGCACAAAAATTCACGCGAAGCCGGTGGCTCGAAGGCTGATCCCACAGTAGAATCGATCGCTGCGTCAGCCAATTGCTCAATAAATCAAACGCCAGGCCAAATGTCCGCTCGCACTGTCCGCTTCAAGCAGGTTGATGTTTTCACTCCGGTGCCGTTCAAAGGTAATCCGCTTGCAGTCGTGTTCGAGGCCGACGACCTCGACGGCGCCCAGATGCAAGCCATCGCCCGCTGGACCAACCTGTCCGAGACCACGTTCCTCGTCAAGCCGACCCACCCGGATGCGGACTATCACGTACGCATCTTCACCGTCGAAGGCGAGTTGCCGTTCGCGGGCCATCCGACTATCGGCACTGCTCATGCCTTGCTCGAAAGCGGCTATCAGCCCAGGACGCCAGGCAAACTGTTTCAGCAATGCGGTGCCGGCCTCGTGGAACTGAACGCCCAAGCAGGCGGTGCATGGGCTTTCGTTGCGCCACCCGCGCGTGTCACGCCGTTGCCGACAGACTTGTACACAACCTTGACGGATGCGCTGCGTACCGATGCGATCGATTTCAGCGCGGCACCTTGTGGTATCGACAACGGTGCACCATGGCTCGTCGTGCGGGTGAATTCGGCCGCTGCCTGTCTCGCCATCAAGCC
It encodes:
- a CDS encoding PLP-dependent aminotransferase family protein translates to MDHSDLQAPTWQLSERARKLTSSAIREILKVTERPEVISFAGGLPSPATFPAERMREASDRILRDSPAAALQYSATEGYLPLREWIAARHSVNGAQIRASQVLVTTGSQQALDLLGKVLVCPDSPVLVETPTYLGALQSFSMYEPRYVQVATDDNGLIPSALTPELTAGARLLYTQPNFQNPTGRRLPLERRRALAELAPRAPFPIIEDDPYGALDYAGEPLPTMLSMAPNHIVHLGSFSKVLAPGLRVGYIIAPEELHFKLVQAKQATDLHTPSFTQRIVHEVVKDGFLDTHVPTIRALYRDQCAAMLAALERYMPEGVSWNRPEGGMFVWVKLPTQIDSMTLLEEAVAQNVAFVPGGPFYADEAQHNTLRLSFVTVPPARIDEGVGRLAALIRARV
- a CDS encoding RidA family protein, whose product is MTQANVYDKLKELGIELPTAGAPAAAYVMSAQSGNTVYLSGHIAKKDGKVWAGKLGDSLTTEEGKVAARSIAVDLLATLHAHVGDLNRVKRIVKLMSLVNSTLDFTEQHLVTNGASELIADVFGERGKHARSAFGVAQIPLGACVEIEMIAEVE
- a CDS encoding PhzF family phenazine biosynthesis protein, whose amino-acid sequence is MSARTVRFKQVDVFTPVPFKGNPLAVVFEADDLDGAQMQAIARWTNLSETTFLVKPTHPDADYHVRIFTVEGELPFAGHPTIGTAHALLESGYQPRTPGKLFQQCGAGLVELNAQAGGAWAFVAPPARVTPLPTDLYTTLTDALRTDAIDFSAAPCGIDNGAPWLVVRVNSAAACLAIKPDAAALERVVEAVGTHGVAVYGPHDPDGPATFEVRCLMVGGGLGTGEDPVTGSANAAIAGLLSAQQRRPGASYTVRQGTVLGRAGQVSVRYDDAAGKTWIGGPAVTVVDGTFRLP